A segment of the Populus nigra chromosome 12, ddPopNigr1.1, whole genome shotgun sequence genome:
TACCTGAACCTGAACTCGAACCCAAAACCATTGTTTCATATTCTCTTTAGACAGAAACACCATCTGAACAGTTGCGCCGACCATAAATCTGTCATCCACTGTCggattgagatgattttttaatatgttgtgCATGTTAATATTATCTACAAGTAGACTGTTCAGATTGTGATTATATTCGTTTGTTTGAGCGTTTTTAGGATTTTAATATTTCTGGAAAACGATGTTCGGGGAAGATAAAGTCACCGACCTATTTAGCTTTTGTCCATCGTTGGATCTGCTCTAATTTTGATAGGGAGGTTCACCCAACTCTCATATTCACTCTAAACGGTGGAGATTAGATTTGGAACCACTTTGCATAGGACTTCTGGgttctttttttgtcaatttttaggTCAACTTTGTTCCTCGTTAACATCGACTATTTTAACTGTTGGATTAGACtagttttttgatatattagaCGTAACTTGATTATCTCAAACTTGATCATAGGGATTTATGCGGTTTACCTTTATTTGTGAGTTGTACTTGGTTTGTAATTTGGtggtttggtaaaaaaaaagaaaaaaaaagtaagcgTGAATCGTGAATTTGTGTGGAGAGGTAAGTGAGAAACTTTagtttatctttatatatatatatatatatatatatatgtatatatataaggatataaatgtgatttttttaaattttaaggttaTCTTTGTACTTCAAGTCAGGTTTGGGCATGATTTCAAGTCATGTAAAGTAATATCTATACCCTACCTGAACTCGATCTTTTCACTTTGGGTATCACCCGAACCCGATCCAAACCCAAACGAGGAAAAATTAATATCTATTCGGGTAAATTTAGATCAGTATCCATTGGATTCAGGTGAAATTGACCCTCTTAGTTGAGgcagaggtttttttttgttaaatttgttattttttcctcaattttatcattagatttttttaatggttgatTGGGTTGTTTTTAAACCTACCAAATCgactaaattatattaaaacaatttctatattatttaactttaaatttgagctaaataaaaaattatttcaagagatttaaaagttaatttgatgaattgagtttaattataatgtaaaaaatattcttcgttacatgaacatttttttatattaaaaataacaataaacaaGTCATGTAAACTAGTATTGTGAATATCCATCCTTTTACCAATCCCATctcataaatgataaaaataacggtaatgttttttgttttatacatgCAAGAGGTACACTTTACCAACTTGAAAGCTTTATTTATTGCTAACAAATAActaataaatcaatcaatggtTATAAACCACATTACAAAACACACTTTTCCGTGATTATAACTTCACCAAAAAAGTGAACCAAAACGCGCCACCATATTTCTAAAGAATTTGGTCCGAAAATGACGGTAGTCGCCTGAAAAAACTAACTGGGATAGATGGCATGTCGTCATGGAACCTTGGGTGGCGGAGGTAATAAAACCCAAACCCTAATACAAACACCTTAAATGGAATCACATAAAATACCAATGAAGCAACTAAGCAAAACACCACAAAAATCCCAGTAGCTCTCGGATCCCTCCAATTCCACAAAGCTTCTAAGCGCTCCCCATGGGCTGCAAAATCACCTAAGAGTGTCTGGGCCCGGCCAGCTAATGCCCGCAACCTATCATATCGGAGTCGAACCACATCTTGTGATCGTGTGGTTGGGAATCCATCAAACTCTTCATCAAGCTCATCAAGTCCCACCATGTCCACATAAGAGAGCCTGGAGTCCATGTTGAGTGGGACCCTTCGACGGTACCGAAATCTGAACGCTAAGATCAGAAAGGCATACATGAATATGGTGGGGAGCACGAGATGTGGACATAACACAACAGCTACAAGCAGTATATGCATGAGAATAGTAGTTGGTGGGTGTACCCAGGTGCGAATCCCTTCGGTCCAACGTGCCAAAGTAGCGACGCGTGTAAGACACCCCACCACCCTAAACCAATTAGCCTTGCTCCTCCTCATGCTCCACATATGTGTGTCACTATCCAACATGAACTGGACCACTTCCTGGCCCAATGGTGGCTCGGACCTGGTTAGCTGAGCAGTCACCAAACGCATTGCTGTATGTCGTAAAATGTCTTGCTGGGCTGGACCCAAAGGCTTCACATAATGCATTCTAGGTAGCATTGGTAAAGTATAAGCTTGGATTAGACTTAACCACGATGAGCATGAAAATCTAACGGCTATTTCAATCTCTCCCATTTTCTTGGCTCCACTAGGAAGTAACACCGTAAGAGAATATTGATTCAAGTACACCCGATTAGTATCAAGAGTTGATAAACGGATCCTTACTTTACCAACCCTAACATCTTTGCCTTGTTTTCCTGCAGCTTCATCATGCTTGTACCTTCCATTATCGAAGACACCAATGGTTAGCACAGTGCATGGATCATATACATCCCATGTGTATTGCTCGTTCCACCGTGGATTAAATCGATCAAGGATCGTACGGGTTCGAACCCACTTGGGCCCATACTTAGCCACCACGTAAGCATCAGTGGTCCCACGTGTACCATCCTTTGTTTTCACAGGAAGCAAATTAGTGGCTCCTCGGATTCCAACTTCAAGCAACCCAATCGGAGCCTTGGCTAGCTGTTTAGCTGCTGCTCGAACATCACTAGTCACGTGAGCTGCCTCATCTAGCACGTGATACCCACCTTCTAAACACACTCTCACGTGTATCCTTCCCGTGTAGGGTTTGGTCTCATCACCTACCAAATTAAACCATCTTGATTTAAGCTCTGTCCGATCATCTGTCCTCCTTTCTATGCTTGCCACGTGTATTTTAGCATGCCCCACTGACTGCCCATTAGTAACATCCTCCACTGTCACAGTCAAAAATGGCTCAAACGGCTCAGCCGCCACAAAAACCAAATCCTCATTCCAAGTCGGATTAGCCGAGCTAGAATATGTCGACCCAACAGAAGTCCTACCAGTTTTGAAAAGCTGGGCCCCAAGTTGAGCTTTAACATAAAGTTCAGGGTTTCGAGCCTTAGCTGAACCTAAATGCAAATCTTGGGTTTGGATAACCGTTAGTCTCAAATACCAAAGCTTTGGCGACAGATACACCTTGGCTCTGGTCTCCGGTAATAAGCCACCTGAATCCGATTGCCAAGCCTCTTGAAATGCCTCGTCAGCCTGAGTCCCAATCCAAACGGCGAGCATGACTTCATTTCCCGCAGAGTTCTCCGATTCCAAAGCGTACCATTGTGGAGCCAAA
Coding sequences within it:
- the LOC133669060 gene encoding multiple C2 domain and transmembrane region protein 14-like isoform X1, with translation MAETCTRKLIVEVCNARNLMPKDGQGTASAFATVDFDGQRRRTKTKLRDLNPEWDEKLEFLVHDTDSMATETLEISLYNDKKTGKRSTFLGKVRIAGSAFVKSGGETLVYYPLEKRSVFSQIKGELGLKVYYIDEDPPAPPAEQKPEEKAPETEENKPAEEAKPEEEKKEEEKKEEPKTESNKEAKKEEEKPSPPPQEENPKKPEEAAPPVKVENPPLAESEKKPSKEENEKAEIVKRSEVTIRDLELRSLASDRGRSAYDLVDRMPFLYVRVVKAKTANNESKSPVYAKLMIGTHSIKTKSQSDKDWDKVFAFDKEGLNSTSLEVSVWTEEKKENEEAAQECSLGTVSFDLQEVPKRVPPDSPLAPQWYALESENSAGNEVMLAVWIGTQADEAFQEAWQSDSGGLLPETRAKVYLSPKLWYLRLTVIQTQDLHLGSAKARNPELYVKAQLGAQLFKTGRTSVGSTYSSSANPTWNEDLVFVAAEPFEPFLTVTVEDVTNGQSVGHAKIHVASIERRTDDRTELKSRWFNLVGDETKPYTGRIHVRVCLEGGYHVLDEAAHVTSDVRAAAKQLAKAPIGLLEVGIRGATNLLPVKTKDGTRGTTDAYVVAKYGPKWVRTRTILDRFNPRWNEQYTWDVYDPCTVLTIGVFDNGRYKHDEAAGKQGKDVRVGKVRIRLSTLDTNRVYLNQYSLTVLLPSGAKKMGEIEIAVRFSCSSWLSLIQAYTLPMLPRMHYVKPLGPAQQDILRHTAMRLVTAQLTRSEPPLGQEVVQFMLDSDTHMWSMRRSKANWFRVVGCLTRVATLARWTEGIRTWVHPPTTILMHILLVAVVLCPHLVLPTIFMYAFLILAFRFRYRRRVPLNMDSRLSYVDMVGLDELDEEFDGFPTTRSQDVVRLRYDRLRALAGRAQTLLGDFAAHGERLEALWNWRDPRATGIFVVFCLVASLVFYVIPFKVFVLGFGFYYLRHPRFHDDMPSIPVSFFRRLPSFSDQIL
- the LOC133669060 gene encoding multiple C2 domain and transmembrane region protein 14-like isoform X2, which produces MAETCTRKLIVEVCNARNLMPKDGQGTASAFATVDFDGQRRRTKTKLRDLNPEWDEKLEFLVHDTDSMATETLEISLYNDKKTGKRSTFLGKVRIAGSAFVKSGGETLVYYPLEKRSVFSQIKGELGLKVYYIDEDPPAPPAEQKPEEKAPETEENKPAEEAKPEEEKKEEEKKEEPKTESNKEAKKEEEKPSPPPQEENPKKPEEAAPPVKVENPPLAESEKKPSKEENEKAEIVKRSEVTIRDLELRSLASDRGRSAYDLVDRMPFLYVRVVKAKTANNESKSPVYAKLMIGTHSIKTKSQSDKDWDKVFAFDKEGLNSTSLEVSVWTEEKKENEEAAQECSLGTVSFDLQEVPKRVPPDSPLAPQWYALESENSAGNEVMLAVWIGTQADEAFQEAWQSDSGGLLPETRAKVYLSPKLWYLRLTVIQTQDLHLGSAKARNPELYVKAQLGAQLFKTGRTSVGSTYSSSANPTWNEDLVFVAAEPFEPFLTVTVEDVTNGQSVGHAKIHVASIERRTDDRTELKSRWFNLVGDETKPYTGRIHVRVCLEGGYHVLDEAAHVTSDVRAAAKQLAKAPIGLLEVGIRGATNLLPVKTKDGTRGTTDAYVVAKYGPKWVRTRTILDRFNPRWNEQYTWDVYDPCTVLTIGVFDNGRYKHDEAAGKQGKDVRVGKVRIRLSTLDTNRVYLNQYSLTVLLPSGAKKMGEIEIAVRFSCSSWLSLIQAYTLPMLPRMHYVKPLGPAQQDILRHTAMRLVTAQLTRSEPPLGQEVVQFMLDSDTHMWSMRRSKANWFRVVGCLTRVATLARWTEGIRTWRSDFGTVEGSHSTWTPGSLMWTWWDLMSLMKSLMDSQPHDHKMWFDSDMIGCGH